The Daucus carota subsp. sativus chromosome 7, DH1 v3.0, whole genome shotgun sequence genome window below encodes:
- the LOC108196078 gene encoding oxysterol-binding protein-related protein 1D produces MNPLCCIAPVSIDRDRSDNPVVGKAQSQLGFERNVRLGMNQVSSISGVEFSEANCEIEESEGGRESGKSVGGILYKWVNYGKGWRPRWFVLSEDGVLSYYKIHGPDKICVMGSRRGGKGGVKVIGDDSLRYVKRKASESYRIGSGFGGPGGGGNKQWKPFGEIHLKVSSVRASKSDDKRLTIFTGTKTLHLRCVSREDRASWIEALLAAKGQFPRLLTSSDLAPSEDIVVSTEKLRTRLVQEDIGEAVIKDCESIMLNEVSVLQNQLKDLQLKHILLLDTLRQLETEKIELETTVIDETKERDSCCGQGNRRFSDFYSIMSEGSASDSDVDNESRYGVDVETDEEDGTYFDTNDFLSSESLRSASYRSRDSRGNGCISMTCEAESFFSDRLRDVGPIKAIDYPYIKRRDNLPEPKEKEKPVGLWSIIKDNIGKDLSGVCLPVYFNEPLSSLQKCFEDLEYSYLVDRALEWGKQGNELMRVLNVAAFAVSGYASTEGRQCKPFNPLLGETYEADYPDKGLRFFSEKVSHHPMVVACHCEGRNWRFWADSNLKGKFWGRSIQLDPVGVLTLQFDDGETFEWSKVTTSIYNIILGKIYCDHYGTMRIKGSANYSCKLKFKEQSIIDRNPHQVHGFVQDNRTGEKVAMLFGKWDEAMYYVLGDPTTKPKGYDPMTEAVLLWERDKSITKTRYNLTPFAISLNEVTPGLLEKLPPTDSRLRPDQRHLENGEYELANAEKLRLEQLQRQARKLQERGWQPRWFRKDEEGCYRYVGGYWEEREKANWEEIPDIFGQTIDLHPSTVDE; encoded by the exons ATGAATCCGTTGTGCTGCATTGCGCCGGTTTCGATTGATCGGGATCGGAGTGATAATCCGGTAGTGGGGAAGGCGCAATCGCAATTAGGATTCGAGAGGAATGTGAGGCTAGGGATGAATCAGGTTTCGTCGATTAGTGGTGTGGAGTTTAGTGAGGCGAATTGCGAGATTGAGGAGAGTGAGGGGGGGAGGGAGAGTGGGAAGAGTGTGGGAGGGATTTTGTATAAGTGGGTGAATTATGGCAAGGGGTGGAGGCCTAGGTGGTTTGTGTTGAGTGAGGATGGAGTGTTGTCGTATTATAAAATTCACGGGCCGGATAAAATTTGTGTGATGGGGAGTCGGAGGGGAGGAAAAGGGGGTGTTAAGGTGATTGGGGATGATTCTTTGAGGTATGTGAAGAGGAAAGCTAGTGAGAGTTATAGAATCGGGAGTGGGTTTGGTGGTCCTGGTGGTGGTGGGAATAAGCAGTGGAAACCGTTTGGGGAGATACATTTGAAG GTTTCTTCAGTGCGTGCTAGTAAGTCTGATGATAAAAGGTTGACTATATTTACCGGAACCAAAACTCTACATTTACGTTGTGTATCTAGAGAGGATAGAGCTTCATGGATTGAAGCTCTTTTGGCTGCTAAAGGTCAGTTTCCTAGACTGCTGACAAGCAGTGATTTAGCACCTTCTGAAGATATTGTTGTTTCTACGGAGAAGCTACGAACAAGATTAGTGCAGGAAGACATTGGTGAGGCTGTCATTAAAGATTGTGAGTCTATTATGCTCAATGAAGTATCAGTGCTACAGAATCAGTTAAAGGATCTTCAACTTAAGCATATTTTGCTGCTTGATACGCTCAGGCAACTAGAG ACCGAAAAAATTGAGCTGGAGACGACTGTAATTGATGAAACCAAGGAACGAGATTCATGCTGTGGACAGGGGAACAGAAGATTTAGTG ATTTTTATTCAATCATGTCAGAGGGCAGTGCCAGTGATTCTGATGTAGATAACGAAAGTCGATATGGAGTTGATGTCGAAACAGATGAAGAGGATGGGACCTATTTTGATACCAATGACTTTTTGTCCTCCGAATCTCTTAGAAGTGCTTCTTATCGAAGTAGAGATAGTAGAGGGAATGGTTGTATTTCTATGACATGTGAAGCAGAGTCTTTCTTTTCTGACCGCTTGAGAGATGTTGGACCAATTAAGGCTATAGATTATCCCTACATAAAAAGAAGGGACAATTTGCCAGAACCAAAGGAAAAAGAGAAGCCAGTTGGTCTGTGGTCAATAATCAAGGATAATATTGGAAAGGACCTGTCTGGAGTTTGCCTCCCTGTTTACTTTAATGAGCCCCTTTCTTCACTGCAAAAATGCTTTGAAGATTTGGAGTACTCTTATTTGGTTGATCGGGCGCTGGAATGGGGAAAGCAG GGTAATGAGTTGATGAGAGTTCTTAATGTTGCTGCGTTTGCTGTATCTGGTTATGCTTCAACTGAAGGTCGGCAGTGCAAACCCTTCAATCCTCTTCTTGGGGAGACCTATGAGGCTGACTATCCAGACAAAGGACTACGATTCTTCTCAGAGAAG GTGAGTCACCACCCAATGGTTGTTGCTTGTCACTGCGAAGGCAGAAACTGGAGGTTTTGGGCAGATTCCAACCTCAAAGGCAAGTTTTGGGGGCGTTCTATTCAACTAGATCCTGTAGGAGTGCTTACCCTACAGTTTGATGATGGTGAAACTTTTGAATGGAGCAAGGTCACAACTTCTATATACAATATCATACTGGGTAAAATCTATTGTGACCACTATGGCACAATGCGCATTAAGGGCAGTGCAAATTACTCATGCAAGCTCAAATTCAAAGAGCAATCTATTATTGACAGAAACCCTCACCAG GTTCATGGATTTGTTCAAGATAATAGAACTGGGGAAAAGGTTGCGATGTTGTTTGGGAAGTGGGATGAGGCAATGTACTACGTGCTGGGAGATCCAACCACAAAGCCGAAGGGATATGATCCAATGACGGAAGCTGTTTTGCTCTGGGAAAGGGACAAATCTATTACTAAAACTAGATATAATCTCACACCTTTTGCCATTTCCTTAAATGAAGTGACCCCAGGCCTATTGGAGAAGCTGCCACCAACTGACTCCAGGTTGAGGCCAGATCAGAGACATTTAGAAAATGGGGAATATGAGCTTGCAAATGCAGAAAAGCTCAGACTTGAACAATTACAAAGACAG GCAAGGAAGTTGCAAGAAAGAGGTTGGCAACCGAGATGGTTCCGAAAGGATGAAGAGGGTTGTTATCGTTATGTTGGGGGATACTGGGAAGAGAGGGAAAAAGCCAACTGGGAAGAGATTCCAGATATATTTGGACAGACTATTGATTTACATCCTTCCACAGTGGATGAATGA